In Leptolyngbya iicbica LK, one DNA window encodes the following:
- a CDS encoding glycosyltransferase family 4 protein has protein sequence MSGNTKPNLKILVQHRHKNDEIAGVLTYIDSLCQELSERNIEYKILSTSESDISRWLREILWADVVYMHSNNPVFALISKLLLKKVALMYHYKFYLTECLSTDISFVERLKIEINHLSKVDHLSWKWKVGRLSQLFKLGGRLTASYLADELLANTEFMANSTFLPKEISVFPYPCPNDIIINFEQKLFSRLNTPYTFTFAGRLTHDKGVDILLASAKRLLAEGLDYKINIIGTGHSKAALEKLSKEYSLASKVHFLGRLHLDQVLEYMQDSLAVVVPSRWQEPAGRVLLESASVGTLVIAARVGGLPELGRDECLYFEKDDDDGLYEAMKLCLEDPYDAYKRGIEFQKRIQREHNISRHVDSLLNLFVGM, from the coding sequence ATGTCGGGCAATACGAAACCAAATTTAAAGATATTAGTCCAGCACCGTCATAAGAATGATGAAATCGCTGGAGTACTTACATATATTGATAGCCTTTGCCAAGAACTTAGTGAACGCAATATTGAGTACAAAATCTTAAGTACATCTGAAAGTGATATTAGTCGCTGGCTGAGAGAAATATTGTGGGCTGATGTAGTTTATATGCACTCTAATAATCCTGTCTTTGCATTAATAAGTAAGCTTTTATTAAAGAAAGTAGCTTTAATGTACCACTATAAGTTTTATCTTACAGAATGCTTGTCTACAGACATATCTTTTGTCGAGCGTTTAAAGATAGAGATAAACCATTTGAGCAAAGTCGATCATCTTTCATGGAAATGGAAAGTGGGGAGATTGTCCCAGCTTTTCAAGCTTGGGGGGCGACTCACTGCATCTTACTTGGCAGATGAGTTACTAGCCAATACAGAATTCATGGCAAACAGCACCTTTCTTCCGAAAGAGATCAGTGTTTTTCCATATCCTTGTCCTAATGACATCATTATAAATTTTGAGCAGAAGCTATTTTCACGGTTAAATACTCCATATACGTTTACTTTTGCTGGTCGTTTAACCCATGACAAAGGAGTCGATATATTGTTGGCATCAGCAAAACGCCTCTTGGCAGAAGGACTTGATTATAAAATTAATATTATCGGTACTGGCCACTCCAAAGCTGCATTGGAAAAGTTATCTAAAGAATACTCGTTAGCTTCAAAAGTTCATTTTTTAGGTAGACTCCACCTTGATCAAGTGTTGGAGTATATGCAGGATTCTCTAGCAGTAGTTGTCCCTTCACGCTGGCAGGAGCCTGCAGGGAGGGTTTTATTAGAGTCAGCTAGCGTTGGAACTTTAGTTATAGCTGCAAGAGTTGGTGGATTGCCAGAACTAGGCCGCGATGAGTGTCTGTATTTTGAAAAAGATGATGATGATGGTTTGTATGAGGCAATGAAGCTTTGCCTGGAAGACCCTTACGATGCTTATAAAAGAGGAATTGAATTTCAGAAGCGGATTCAAAGGGAGCACAATATTTCCAGACATGTTGATAGCTTATTAAATTTGTTTGTTGGAATGTAA
- the psaB gene encoding photosystem I core protein PsaB translates to MATKFPKFSQALAQDPTTRRIWYGIATAHDFESHDGMTEENLYQKIFASHFGHLAIIFLWTSGNLFHVAWQGNFEQWIKDPLNVRPIAHAIWDPHFGQPAVDAFTQAGASNPVNIAFSGVYHWWYTIGMRTNADLYTGAVFLLILSAIFLFAGWLHLQPKFRPSLSWFKNAESRLNHHLAGLFGVSSLAWTGHLVHVAIPESRGQHVGWDNFLSTPPHPAGLAPFFTGNWGVYAQNPDTADHMFGTAQGAGTAILTFLGGFHPQTESLWLTDMAHHHLAIAVIFIVAGHMYRTNFGIGHSIKEILNAHNPPVGTPGDLGEGHKGLYDTLNNSLHFQLALALASLGVVTSLVAQHMYALPPYAFMAKDYTTQAALYTHHQYIAGFIMVGAFAHGAIFLIRDYDPVANKNNVLDRVLQHKEAIISHLSWVSLFLGFHTLGLYVHNDVVVAFGTPEKQILVEPVFAQWVQAASGKMIYGFDTLLSNPDSIATTAWPNGGNVWLPGWLDAINSGSNSLFLAIGPGDFLVHHAIALGLHTTTLILVKGALDARGSKLMPDKKDFGYSFPCDGPGRGGTCDISAWDAFYLAMFWMLNTIGWTTFYWHWKHLSIWSGNVAQFNENSNYLMGWLRDYLWLNSSQLINGYNPYGMNNLAVWAWMFLFGHLIWATGFMFLISWRGYWQELIETIVWAHERTPLANLVRWKDKPVALSIVQARVVGLAHFTAGYIITYAAFLIASTSSRFG, encoded by the coding sequence ATGGCAACTAAATTTCCAAAATTTAGTCAAGCACTCGCTCAAGACCCGACCACTCGTCGGATCTGGTACGGGATTGCCACAGCCCACGACTTTGAAAGCCACGATGGCATGACGGAGGAGAATCTTTATCAAAAGATCTTCGCCTCTCACTTTGGCCACCTGGCAATCATCTTTCTGTGGACTTCTGGTAACCTGTTCCACGTTGCTTGGCAAGGTAACTTCGAGCAGTGGATCAAAGATCCGCTCAATGTTCGTCCCATCGCCCACGCGATTTGGGATCCTCACTTTGGTCAACCTGCGGTGGATGCATTCACCCAGGCTGGCGCTTCAAACCCCGTTAACATCGCTTTTTCGGGCGTGTATCACTGGTGGTACACCATCGGTATGCGCACCAATGCGGATCTGTATACTGGCGCAGTCTTTTTGCTGATTCTCTCGGCAATCTTCCTGTTTGCTGGTTGGTTGCACCTGCAGCCCAAGTTCCGCCCTAGCCTTTCCTGGTTTAAGAATGCTGAATCCCGTTTGAACCACCACTTGGCTGGTTTGTTCGGTGTCAGCTCTTTGGCTTGGACCGGTCACCTGGTGCACGTCGCCATTCCCGAATCTCGTGGTCAACATGTGGGTTGGGACAACTTCTTGTCCACTCCGCCTCATCCGGCAGGCTTAGCGCCTTTCTTTACCGGTAACTGGGGAGTATATGCTCAGAATCCTGACACTGCCGATCACATGTTTGGCACGGCTCAGGGCGCTGGGACTGCGATCCTGACCTTCTTGGGTGGCTTCCATCCGCAGACGGAGTCGCTCTGGCTGACGGATATGGCGCACCACCACCTGGCGATCGCGGTGATCTTCATCGTGGCTGGCCACATGTACCGCACCAATTTTGGGATTGGTCATAGCATCAAGGAAATCTTGAATGCGCACAATCCTCCTGTCGGTACTCCGGGTGATTTGGGTGAGGGCCATAAGGGTCTGTACGACACGCTGAACAACTCCCTGCACTTCCAGTTGGCTCTGGCCCTGGCAAGTCTGGGTGTGGTCACCTCCCTGGTGGCACAGCACATGTACGCACTGCCTCCTTATGCCTTTATGGCTAAGGATTACACCACTCAAGCCGCGCTCTATACTCACCACCAGTACATTGCTGGTTTCATCATGGTGGGGGCGTTTGCTCACGGGGCGATCTTCCTGATTCGGGACTACGATCCCGTTGCGAATAAGAACAACGTTCTCGACCGCGTTCTGCAGCACAAGGAAGCCATCATCTCCCACCTGAGCTGGGTGTCCTTATTCCTGGGTTTCCACACCTTGGGGCTGTACGTTCATAACGACGTTGTGGTTGCGTTCGGTACTCCTGAGAAGCAAATCCTGGTTGAGCCGGTGTTTGCTCAGTGGGTACAGGCAGCTTCTGGCAAGATGATCTACGGTTTCGACACGCTGTTGTCTAACCCCGATAGTATTGCCACCACTGCTTGGCCCAATGGCGGCAACGTCTGGTTACCCGGCTGGCTGGATGCCATCAACAGCGGTTCTAACTCTCTGTTCTTGGCCATTGGCCCTGGTGACTTCTTGGTGCACCATGCGATCGCATTGGGTCTGCACACCACCACTCTGATTCTCGTCAAGGGTGCGTTGGATGCTCGCGGTTCTAAGCTGATGCCCGATAAGAAAGACTTCGGCTACAGCTTCCCTTGTGATGGCCCCGGTCGTGGCGGTACTTGTGACATCTCTGCTTGGGATGCCTTCTACCTCGCCATGTTCTGGATGTTGAACACCATCGGTTGGACGACGTTCTACTGGCACTGGAAGCACTTGAGCATCTGGTCTGGTAACGTGGCTCAGTTCAACGAGAACTCGAATTACTTGATGGGCTGGCTACGGGATTACCTGTGGCTCAACTCCTCTCAGCTGATTAACGGCTACAACCCCTACGGCATGAACAATCTGGCGGTCTGGGCTTGGATGTTCCTCTTTGGACACCTGATCTGGGCAACTGGCTTCATGTTCTTGATCTCTTGGCGGGGTTACTGGCAAGAGCTGATTGAGACCATCGTTTGGGCTCACGAGCGCACTCCCCTGGCGAACTTGGTTCGCTGGAAGGACAAGCCCGTTGCACTGTCCATTGTTCAGGCTCGTGTAGTTGGTTTAGCCCACTTTACGGCGGGTTATATCATCACCTACGCTGCCTTCCTAATTGCCTCGACCTCAAGCCGCTTTGGTTAG